GTAGAGTTAGTGAGGCGCATTCTTAACCCTGATCAAACAGGATTAAGAATACAATACCCCTTCCCAATAGGTGTGTATTTAGATGGTAAATTTAGATTCTTTCCTACACAAATAGGGTTCTGGATATTTTCAGTGCTGTGTCTATTTCTAAAGCATATCACCTGATTAATTCATTAAGGCAGTGGTTTCATGGAAGAGGTGATGCCCTTAAGTGCAGCGTAAACCATGCTAACAGCTTGCTAGCTGAGATTCAGTCTTGTAGCACACAGCAGGTTTCATCAGTTGTCTAACTGGGGTGTATGTGTTTGGGGCAATAATTAACGTAACATCCAGGGTCACAAGTTCAGCTTACTCACTGGCATAGATTTGTCACCATGCTGTAATCCCTTTTCATTATCAGCATGGAGAGTTTTATAACAGCCTTTTCCCTGATAACAGTCGACCAAGGCTGTGCTACCACAACCAACATTTATTGGACCCCCCTCGTTAAAATTCCAGGACTTTATCATGCAAACTTTCTGTGAACATAAATACAGTTTTATAGTTGACTGATGTCTCTTTGGCATACTGAATATTTGACCATTTATATAGCTacttagaatttttatttttagcaatttttgGATATTGGACAACATGTTTGATAACACACAAGTTGTATGTAAAaggataaaaatataaatgtaatctcagactcaactaaaaaaaaaaaaaagtacctgGTGAATCGCACTTTACAGATTGTGCATTCATACGGCTTTTCTCCTGTGTGTGTACGGATGTGGCGTGGAAGCTTGCCTGCGCCTTGGATGACCTTGGAGCAGATGGGGCACTTCTGAAAGGCCTTAGAACGCATTTTCCTTTCACCACTGTTACCCCCTACTGTCGCTTGGTTCCCACCTCCGCTGCCCCTCATCGACCACAGTGGTAACAGACTTGGTGAGATGGGGGCACTAGCAGCCTCTTCGTGTTGCACACTATTGAAGTATTTCAAGTAAAACTCCACATCCGGCTCTTCACCCTCCGGCCCATCCTCATCACCCCCACCACCTGTGGTGGGCTGCTCCCTTTTCCGCTCCAAAGAGTCCATCATCTGTTGTAGCAAAGCACTGGCCGGGCCTCGTTCATGTTCCCGCTCGCCTGCCACCTCCAACTCTCTTTCTGATTTGGGCTCTGCTTGATGGAGGTAGAAATGTCCATTCTGTGTGGGAGGGTAAAAGGACATCAGAGCCTGTGCACCTTTCCCTCGAGCCAGATCTGAAGCTCCATCATTGCGTTCTTCATCGACATCGTCATCTTTATGTTCACGAGGCAGCTGCGCTACTGCCTGGGCCAGTGGGGAGTAGTAGTCAGCAGGGCCGGTGGGCATGCCATTGCTTTCAACGCCGTTGCGTTGGCTAAAGTGCAGGTGTGTGGGCTGCTCCCTGAGCTCTGGCGTACTGCAGCTGCTGTCCCAATGCGCCCCCCTTTGGAAGAACTCCAGATACTCATGGGCACGCAGCCGAATGCCCTGTTCTCTTCCATTATTTCCTCGCTCTTCCTCTTCCTCGTCATCTTCATCTTGCTCACTGCCCACCTGCAAAACATAATGGAATGAATGGTGTGGTGATATAGTTCCAAGACTTTAAGGAGTCAAGTTTTAAAATCAAAACAACAGATTACCCACTGGTGGGGAGAGCACTTTGGTGTCCAGCAGGTGTGTGCAGACATCTTGGACAGGTGAGATCTCAAGCACACGGGCAGCGCTTAGGATTTCAACCACACTGTTGCGGCTGACTGTGAGCGTGGCTGTATAAGCAAAGTCCAAGAGGGCGGCCAGCGCCTCAGGCTGCACAAAGTCCAGCGCATAGATGTTCTGATGGTCAGCAGCCAGCCCAGAGGTGAAAAGCTTGTGAAAGTAGGTGCTGCAGGAGGCCAATACAGAGCGGTGGGCAGGGAATTCTCTCTCTTGGGCCACTAGCAACACATCACACAACAGCCCATTTATTCTTTGCTGGTTGAGACTGCCCAGCAGGTCAGCACTATGCTCAGGGAAGGGGATGCCCACTGGACCTTCCTCCACCACGCCTGCACCCCCGGAAGCTCTACCTTGCCGTCTTCCCCGCCCACCAGCTCCTGACGACATTTTCCACCAGCTTGCCGCTGAGCCGCCAATCACAGCTGCCACCCGTCCGTCCGTTCTGCCGCCTGTCCGTCTGCCTGTCTGAGAATGTcaagaaacaacaacaaatgttATTTCTTATTTTCAATTAGGTAGTATTATTAATCGTAAAGGCACAGACATTTGAAAGACCACCATTGGAGGATGTTACTTGGATATactaaaactaaaaacatcattaaattatttgagtcataaaacaaaatatagtATGCTATTACAGAGCAGGAAAATAAACAGGTTATGAATTACCTGAATAGCTTACTATTGAATAATTTCTTAAACTCAAGATGAACAATTTATAGTGTTTCTAAAGACACTAAAACTTTGTTTGTTTGGACCAATTTATACTGTCCCTTCTTCTCCATGATCTATTATCATCCAGGACAGGATTACCAAACCCTTTATGCAAATGAGGCAGAGAGGCTAACAGATAGTGGCTAAATGGTTGCTACTATACTCTTGAAAGAACTCTGGTCAAGATTATATCATCCAGAAATGGAAGCCTCATGTTAAAAAGTATTGTCAGTTATTCTAATAACAAATACCAACAGTAATTAGACAATACGTTGGTCAACAGACagatattttaataaattctAGAGTGTATTTTGTGGTATTTGAAATGAGAAGGAGGGTATTAATTACCTGTATTATAATGACATGTATATGTGCTGTTACAGAACACATCCATAAGTGTATGTATAATTGACTGTTCAATTCCAATTTTAAGTTTCTTTTGCACTTTTACAAATATTAACCTAATTGATAAATATGCCTTGAGGTAATGATACCAAAACATGCTCTAATGTTGTTTAGAGTAAGTTTATTTGTGACTGTCAAACAGTAAAGCACAAACCCCAGTCTACCAGTGGTGTACATCACCTCTTGTAATGCTGTCAAAATTTTGCCGTTTTTTTGGTGGTTGTTACATTAACATGTCTCCAGAAGCACTTTAAAGAGTCTTCTAGTTTACAGCAATAAGTTCAGGGTGTTGAATTCATTAAATTATCAGTATGTGAGGGTGTGGCAGTGGGAAAGGATATGTACAGTGGAGGTGGGGGGTGGAGGTGTAGGGCTGGACAGCATGTTCACTCAATGGTGTGTCAATTGGCTGCTGGGGAAAGAGGTTGGGGTGAGGTTGCTAGCTACAGGCCTGAGTGGAACAAAAAAAACACTAGAGTAATAAGAGTAGGAGGACACACGCAGGGCTGTAAGGGAACAGTATTAAATAGGGAGGTTGTCAATCCGGTCTGAGCCAGTTACCCCACCCTGCTCTGTGTGCCAAGTTTCAGGAAAGTCCTGTCCCCTTGATCACGTGTGGGGGGGGATTAAATTGATCGACTGCTGTACAGGCGGGCATAGAGGGAGGGGGGCTTTGGAAAGCATCCTTCCTTGATTTGTccactggaaaacacacacactcacatgcaaaaTCCAAACAGCCTAAATACCCCCGCCCCTCCATCTGCCAGAACAACCTAGCAGGGGGTAAGGCCAGAGGGGATTATACTCAATAAGAGCAATGCTTTCAAATGACATTCCTTCAGATCAAGCTCCTTGGTATGTATGCAGGACATGCTCAACATGGCTGCTAGGTCTCTCTCACACAACTACACAATGTTGGCACACTGTTGAGTGTTGGCACAATGTCAGGTTACTATTGGTGTAGCACTTGTAAGGTAGTGTGGAggtaaaacacatttacaaatacaaCTTAAACTACCTGCCTTTGTTGCATTAGTCTTTTTATATGATGAAAATGCTGTAATCTAggacacatacagttgaagtcagaagtttacatatacctttcaaatacatttaaactcctgacatttaatcgtagaaaactttccctgtcttaggtctgttaggataactactttattttaagaatgtgaaatgtcagaataatagtagagataattatttatttcaactaattaatatatccacataattttcctttcacattgattccatctattttgtgacgtgcaccagtccctcctgcagcaaagcacccccacaacatgatgctgccacccctatgcttcacggttgggatggtgttcttcggcttgtaagccttaccttttttcctccaaacataacaatggtcattatggccaaacagttcaatgtttggtctcatcagaccagaggatatttttcctaaaagtaagatctttgtccccatgtgcacttgaaaattgtagtctggattttttatggtggttttggagca
This region of Xyrauchen texanus isolate HMW12.3.18 chromosome 48, RBS_HiC_50CHRs, whole genome shotgun sequence genomic DNA includes:
- the LOC127640003 gene encoding zinc finger and BTB domain-containing protein 7A-like; the encoded protein is MSSGAGGRGRRQGRASGGAGVVEEGPVGIPFPEHSADLLGSLNQQRINGLLCDVLLVAQEREFPAHRSVLASCSTYFHKLFTSGLAADHQNIYALDFVQPEALAALLDFAYTATLTVSRNSVVEILSAARVLEISPVQDVCTHLLDTKVLSPPVGSEQDEDDEEEEERGNNGREQGIRLRAHEYLEFFQRGAHWDSSCSTPELREQPTHLHFSQRNGVESNGMPTGPADYYSPLAQAVAQLPREHKDDDVDEERNDGASDLARGKGAQALMSFYPPTQNGHFYLHQAEPKSERELEVAGEREHERGPASALLQQMMDSLERKREQPTTGGGGDEDGPEGEEPDVEFYLKYFNSVQHEEAASAPISPSLLPLWSMRGSGGGNQATVGGNSGERKMRSKAFQKCPICSKVIQGAGKLPRHIRTHTGEKPYECTICKVRFTRQDKLKVHMRKHTGEKPYLCTQCGAAFAHNYDLKNHMRVHTGLRPYQCSSCFKTFVRSDHLHRHLKNDGCNGIPSRRGRKPRIRDPELLDGPLERHGPEADTESGRRCLDGGSRTSVMEENHGIHTHSPIGDEECSEDLTLGQRDTATT